One segment of Gadus chalcogrammus isolate NIFS_2021 unplaced genomic scaffold, NIFS_Gcha_1.0 GACHA085, whole genome shotgun sequence DNA contains the following:
- the LOC130378532 gene encoding uncharacterized protein LOC130378532, with translation MTYPETDVRLRTDLSYYDMIDEEHHLKQTLSPLTGIVKMVSSFPIDYMHLCCLGLMRKLLNMWSKGKLATRLPSQTVNSISSKLLVLHSHTPVEFNRKPRGLNELDRWKATELRSFMLYWGPVVLKGCLPSEFYDNFMLFSVAMYLHLSPGLSDQMVEFAHRLMISFVKHFGQLYGRDEIVFTVHQLIHLVDEYKQFGPLDNVSGFPFENYLGQIKHLLRKPHKPLQQVVKRLSEMPHVERPLATDEPVLQNIHTDGPLPRHFNVALQYRKVSSSRFTLSTKQGDNCIEVGDTIAVVQNIVQEEDEVYVIYRKFRHQESYYTYPCESSCIGTYKVRELCDDFGVGKLGCIKRKCVLYPESEGNSLIAIPIAHMQ, from the coding sequence ATGACGTATCCTGAAACAGATGTCAGGCTGAGGACTGACTTGAGTTATTATGATATGATTGATGAGGAACATCACTTGAAACAGACACTCAGTCCTTTAACAGGGATTGTAAAGATGGTTTCTTCATTCCCAATAGATTATATGCATCTCTGTTGTCTTGGGTTGATGAGAAAACTGTTGAATATGTGGTCAAAGGGCAAGCTAGCCACTAGGCTTCCTTCACAAACTGTTAACAGTATATCAAGCAAACTGCTGGTGTTACATTCCCACACCCCTGTTGAATTCAATCGTAAGCCAAGAGGTTTGAATGAGCTTGATCGTTGGAAAGCTACTGAGCTCCGATCCTTTATGTTATACTGGGGTCCTGTAGTTCTGAAGGGTTGCCTTCCCAGTGAGTTTTATGACaattttatgttattttctgtGGCCATGTATTTGCATTTGTCACCGGGACTTTCTGACCAAATGGTTGAATTTGCACATAGATTGATGATTTCCTTTGTGAAACACTTTGGACAGCTGTATGGTAGGGATGAGATTGTGTTCACTGTTCATCAGCTTATACATTTAGTTGATGAATACAAACAATTTGGACCTTTAGATAATGTTTCGGGATTCCCTTTTGAGAATTATCTAGGCCAAATTAAGCATCTTTTACGCAAGCCACACAAACCTCTACAGCAGGTTGTCAAAAGGTTGTCAGAAATGCCACATGTTGAGCGTCCATTAGCAACAGATGAACCAGTCTTACAGAACATCCATACTGATGGACCACTTCCTCGACATTTCAATGTTGCTCTACAGTACAGAAAGGTCTCCAGTAGTCGCTTTACCTTGTCTACAAAGCAGGGGGATAATTGTATTGAGGTGGGAGATACAATTGCAGTAGTGCAGAATATAGTCCAAGAAGAAGATGAGGTCTATGTGATATACAGAAAGTTCAGACACCAAGAATCATATTACACTTATCCCTGTGAGTCCTCATGCATAGGTACATATAAGGTTAGAGAGTTGTGTGATGATTTCGGCGTTGGTAAACTTGGCTGTATTAAACGTAAATGTGTTCTGTATCCAGAGTCAGAGGGAAATAGCCTCATAGCTATTCCAATAGCTCATATGCAGTAG
- the LOC130378530 gene encoding uncharacterized protein LOC130378530: MAVPLLEHGSAKHLTDDCFLNLGQYRAGLAQRLKIKSGSVPTLLGSATNLDKQTPDTISIKVEEDIGGGLPAVEDCDAFRDRSTQRGATSESLGVVAPGSSHMSSHSEELKILSVYGKGEGPLAEDGHGTLFTASEVEALNSLSADHSAAKSLERAERLVCREELSVQQQTPDTISIKVEEDIGGGMPAVEDNVIRDCSTQRGATSESLRVDAPGSSHMSGHSGELRILSVYGQGEGPLAVDGHDTLFAASELEVLSSLSADHSVAKSLNCSVRLVRLEELTGHQGGRKGRPGVLCGKVVPNNANMIVHMRTHSGEKPYKCDQCTKRFSLKGTLNRHMMNHSGKITRKSAAAHRHHLLCPVCLRTQESLSCHLRRVCMKDKTPPQILEVVEKAKKDVCDLLKNGRAFSYAVLKQIVSSPNPLEGLIEELKYHHLFVTGVPPPLPIGNPRLVTETLSECPGEAPGETEPSDVESCGSNELFQCRQEKTYTKDKMVKAKDLGILKKHSADHPLLKRFADYLKNDYENAKYQQEVDTVSRYLYFADPTEPSLKFVNDREKLRDFLGQQAKAGYKAQTSGNYIKCLKRFLEFHLTRTGLRQDDRELYKQCTLYLSFLTSSQSVLSKQASKEIVQKRHALLFDKSQPTPRECLAVLDKGEGDLVKIMNQLDDSSSSSLSRTECIFVLYYLEAIVILRHCQRPCVVQSMKVKEWLERKHADDDSIVFVKDHKTAAHFVVSFVLSKKEEAWFEKYYTKVRPQLLAGERKRKRDEQDEKDGDDFFFVSSRGKPIYNAAGDLIKLQQKCNVPQVSSQVVRRVFETAANRLDDPQKKAVSDYLAHSGTTADRHYRMKSLESIVMAAGLLKKLQKQKKSSAGPSGEGTRQEALGEGTSPQSSSHEQFNRRRPTKERVDTWVKKQGWKCKAANISTEVVENWAPSGSEDRIMDNKRIQTLDMDEDSKIVP; this comes from the exons atggccgtcccgttgctagaacacggcagcgccaaacatttaactgacgactgcttcctcaacttgggccaatacagagctggacttgctcaacgtctgaaaatcaagtctggatcagtaccaactctcctcggctcagctacaaacctcgataaa cagacccccgacaccatttcaatcaaggttgaagaggatattggtggaggcttgcccgccgtag aagactgcgatgccttcagagaccgtagcactcagcgcggcgccacctcagagagtctgggtgtggtcgcccctggctcctcccacatgtccagccaCAGTGAGGAactgaagattctgagcgtctacggaaaaggggagggcccactggcggagGACGGCCATggcaccctcttcaccgcgtcagaagtggaggccctgaactcgctgtctgcggaccacagcgcggccaagagcctggagcgcgccGAGCGGTTGGTCTGCcgtgaggagctgagtgtgcag cagcagacccccgacaccatttcaatcaaggttgaagaggatattggtggaggcatgcccgccgtag aagacaatgtcatcagagactgcagcacgcagcgcggcgccacctcggagagtctgcgtgtggacgcccctggctcctcccacatgtcgggtcacagcggggagctgcgcatcctgagcgtctacggacaaggggagggccctctggcggtggacggccatgacaccctctttgccgcgtcagaactggaggtcttgagctcgctgtctgctgaccacagcgtggccaagagcctgaactgcagcgtacggctcgtccgccttgaggagctgactgggcatcagggcggccgcaagggccggcccggtgtcttgtgtggaaaggttgttcccaacaatgccaatatgattgtccacatgaggactcactctggggagaagccctacaagtgtgaccaatgcacaaagcggttcagtctgaaaggcaccCTGAATAGACACATGATGAATCACTCTGGAAAAATCACCAGGAAATCTGCAGCTGCACATAGACACCATCTACTCTGTCCAGTTTGTTTGAGGACCCAAGAGTCTCTATCCTGTCACCTGCGCAGAGTCTGCATGAAGGATAAGACACCACCACAGATCCTAGAGGTGGTTGAAAAGGCCAAGAAAGATGTGTGTGACCTCCTGAAGAATGGACGGGCTTTTAGTTATGCAGTCCTGAAGCAAATCGTCTCATCACCAAATCCACTCGAAGGATTGATTGAGGAGCTGAAATACCATCACTTGTTTGTGACAggagtccctcctcctctgcccattGGTAATCCAAGGTTGGTCACCGAAACCCTTTCTGAATGCCCTGGGGAGGCACCCGGAGAGACAGAGCCATCTGATGTGGAATCTTGCGGCAGCAATGAGCTTTTTCAATGTAGACAAGAGAAAACGTATACCAAAGACAAAATGGTGAAAGCGAAGGATTTAGGCATTTTGAAAAAGCATTCAGCAGATCATCCATTGCTCAAGCGCTTTGCCGACTACCTAAAGAATGATTACGAAAATGCAAAGTACCAACAGGAGGTTGACACTGTTTCCCGGTACCTGTATTTTGCTGATCCTACGGAACCATCTTTGAAGTTTGTCAATGACAGAGAGAAGCTCAGAGACTTCCTGGGTCAACAGGCTAAGGCAGGGTATAAGGCACAAACATCAGGAAATTACATCAAGTGCTTGAAAAGGTTCTTGGAGTTCCACTTGACAAGGACCGGCTTGAGACAGGATGACAGGGAGCTCTACAAGCAGTGCACGTTATATTTGAGTTTTTTAACTTCTTCACAGAGTGTCCTCTCTAAGCAAGCGAGCAAAGAAATTGTGCAAAAGAGGCATGCCTTGTTGTTTGACAAAAGTCAACCCACACCTCGTGAATGCTTGGCTGTTCTTGATAAAGGTGAAGGTGACTTAGTGAAAATCATGAATCAACTTGATGAcagttcttcttcctccctgagTAGGACTGAGTGCATATTTGTGCTATACTATCTTGAGGCAATTGTCATACTAAGACACTGCCAACGGCCATGTGTGGTGCAGAGCATGAAG GTCAAGGAATGGCTTGAACGGAAACACGCAGATGATGATTCAATCGTTTTTGTAAAGGACCACAAGACGGCTGCACATTTTGTGGTCTCATTTGTCCTGtccaagaaggaggaggcgtggtttGAGAAATATTACACCAAAGTGCGGCCACAGCTCCTTGCTGGCGAAAGGAAACGTAAGCGAGATGAGCAGGATGAGAAGGATGGAGatgattttttctttgtgtcctcCCGCGGTAAGCCAATTTACAATGCAGCTGGTGATCTGATAAAGCTCCAGCAAAAGTGCAACGTCCCCCAGGTGAGCAGCCAGGTTGTACGGAGGGTATTTGAGACAGCAGCTAACCGCCTGGATGACCCTCAGAAGAAAGCAGTTTCTGACTACCTGGCCCATTCTGGCACAACAGCTGACAGACATTACAGGATGAAATCTCTTGAATCCATTGTGATGGCTGCTGGTCTGCTGAAGAAATTACAGAAGCAGAAGAAGTCAAG tgCTGGGCCTTCCGGAGAAGGGACCCGTCAAGAGGCTCTTGGAGAAGGGACCAGCCCTCAGTCTTCCAGCCATG AACAATTCAATCGGAGGAGGCCAACGAAAGAGCGTGTCGACACATGGGTCAAAAAGCAGGGATGGAAGTGCAAGGCTGCCAACATCAGCACTGAGGTTGTGGAGAACTGGGCACCATCTGGATCTGAGGACCGCATCATGGACAACAAACGGATCCAGACATTG gaTATGGATGAGGACTCCAAAATCGTACCATGA